In Pirellulales bacterium, the genomic stretch TGCAGCGGGCTGATTTCGGTTTCGCGCCGCGCCATTGAATCGCCCCAGGGTTGATCGAGCGAAACAATGATCGGCGTTTGCGTATCTAACGAGCGAATGACTTCGACGGCCCGCAAGGCCAGCCGCAGTTTTTGCTCTTCGTCCAGGCCCAGCGCTTCGCCGGTGATCAATCGTCCCGCCGCATTCCAAAAATGAACTTTGCCCCGGTAGCGCGTCACCACGGCGCGGATATAATCGCCGGCGACCATCAACAAATTGTCAAAATCGCCTTCCCACAAATACAGCCAATCGGGCAACGATCGGCGCCGCAATTCCAATAGTGGGCCGCCGCACACGCGCAAGTTGTGAGCATGGGCCCAGCGCACCTGGGCATCGGCCGTGGTCCAATCTTGGCGTCCCTCGTCCGCTTCCACACGCCCCCAAGACAACGGCACCGCAGCCGTATTAAACGCCGCCAGAAACGCTGTGCCCACTTCCGCATCGGGAACCGCGTCCCCCAAGCGACCGGCAAATAACGGCAAAATGCGCTGCGCTTGCTGCTGGCGAGCTTTGCGAATTTGCTCGGCCATGCTCGAGGTCATGCCTTCAATTCCCGCCAGCGCCGTAACAATCGATTTTTCGGCCAACTCGGCGGCACTCGCGGGAGAATTTTGTTTCGCAACCGCCTCCGTAAACAAATTCAGCGAATCGGTGAGCAAGCTCCCTACCGCCTCGGGCTCTTCCACGCCCGACGAACGGCATTCGGCCAACAAATTGCGCAATCGGTTCAATGTCCCCCGCGCCAATTCCAGTGGCAACAAATACGGCTTGGCCCGTTCGACCAGCGTGGCCGTCGACAGCAGTAAGATGCCTCGGCCCGCAATCGACCATAGAATGTTAAACGTGCCTGATTCGTCTTCGTCGCGCTCCACAACCAGCTCGCCATGGTCCGTGGCGGTAACTCGGCTGACAAACGGCAAGCGATCTCGCCCGCAAATATGGGCCGTTTGAGTAGCTTGCTGCGACACACGATTGGGCTGCGGCACCAGGAAGCGTAGCTGGCCCATGGCATGTGTCGCAAGTAAGAAAGATCAGAGCGATTGAATATCGAGCAGGATTTTCCCAAGTTGATCCACGGTGAGGATTAGATTCCGCCAATGTCAGCTGGGAAAGATTCTCCAATGTAACATCCGCAATGCCGCGACATCAACCACCGATTGCGATTGGCGCCCCAGTCCTACCAGTCTGCCGCTGAGCTTGGTATATTCGGCGCGGTGCAGTTGGATCGTCGAATAGCCTTGCATTTCTCGCCCATTTATTTTGATAAAATCTTAACTCGTAAAAACCCATGCCGACTACTATTTCTGCACCGCTGTTGGAAACGAACATTCCTCAATGGCTGGTCCGCCGTGGAAAAGTGCGCGACTGCTACGATTTGGGGAATCGCCTGCTGCTGGTCAGTACCGATCGCATCAGCGCGTTCGATTGGGTCCTCCCCACCGGCATTCCCGACAAGGGGCGCGTCCTCACGCAAATCAGCGCTTTCTGGTTTGGTCAACTGAACGAAACGCATCACCTGCTGTCGATGAATGTTGCCGATTTTGGATTGCCCCCGGGGATTGACCCGGAACCGCTGGCCGGCCGCAGCATGCTCGTTCGCAAAACCGATGTGGTGCCCATCGAGTGCGTTGTCCGCGGATATCTTTCCGGCTCGGGCTGGAAAGAATATCAAAAAAACAGCTCCGTCTGCGGCATTCGCTTGCCGAGCGGCCTGAAAGAAAGCGATCCATTGCCCGAACCCATCTTCACGCCCGCCACCAAGGAGCAAACCGGCCACGACATCAATATTTCGTTTGAGAAAATGGTCGAACTCATTGGGCAGCAAACCGCCGACGAACTTCGCCGCCGCAGCTCGGCCATTTACCACCGCGGCGCAGAATTGGCGCGCCAGCGTGGCATCATCATCGCCGACACCAAATTCGAATGGGGCCGTGTCGATGGCCAGTTAATTCTCATCGACGAAGTGCTCACGCCCGATAGTTCCCGCTTTTGGCCCGCCGATCAATACCGTCCTGGCCAAGGGCAGGCTTCGTTCGACAAGCAGTTTGTTCGCGATTGGCTGGAAACCACTGCGTGGGACAAAAATAGCCCGCCGCCGGCACTGCCAGAAGATGTTGTGGCCCGCACCCGCGAAAAATACATTCAAGCGTACGAGCAACTAACCGGCCAGAAATTCGCTTGGGCGTAAGCGAAACTCTCGGAAACTTGCCTACCTTCGAATTCTGCATCCAAGTACAATTGAGAGCATCGGCGCTATTGCCGCGCGCATTGGGCAACCTCGCTCCGCTCTCAATCCCTTTTACAGCATCATGTTGCGTTACCTCACCGCTGGCGAATCGCATGGCAAGGCCATCGTGGCTTTGATCGACGGTTTTCCGGCGGGGCTAACCATCGATACCGCGCCCATCGATGTCGAGCTTCGCCGTCGCCAGGGAGGTTACGGCCGCGGCGGGCGGCAACGCATTGAAACCGACACCGTCGAAATACTCACCGGCATTTGGCAAAATGTTTCGCTCGGAAGCCCCATCGCGCTGCAAGTTGTCAACAAGGATTACAAGCTTGAACGGTTGGAAGATTTAGATCGCCCCCGCCCCGGCCATGCCGATCTGACGGGGGCCATCAAATACCTGGGTTCCATCCGCAGCGTGTTGGAGCGCGCCAGCGCCCGCGAAACCACGGTGCGCGTGGCTGCCGGCGCACTGGCCAAACAACTCCTCAGCCAATTCGGCATCGACGTCTTAGGCTACGTGGTGGAACTGGGAGGAGCGAAAATCGAGCCCCTGCCCGGAGACATCGAACAACACAAAAAACTGCGCGATCAAAGCGAAATCTACTCGCTGAACCCACAACAAGACGTCCAATTCAAGCAGATGATTGATGCCGCCGGCAAAGATGGTGATACGCTGGGCGGCATTCTCGAAGCCCGCGTGGAAGGCCTGCCCTTTGGCTTAGGCAGCCACACGCAGTGGGATCGCAAGCTCGACGGCCGGCTGGCTCAGGCCGTGATGTCGATCCAAGCCATCAAGGGCGTGGAAATTGGCTTAGGGTTTGAAGCTGCCCGGCGGCGCGGCTCGCTGGTGCACGATCCCATTCAATTCGACGAATCCAAACGAAGCACACCCAGCCTGGGCTTTGTGCGGCCCACCAATAATGCCGGCGGCTTGGAAGCCGGCATGACCAACGGTCAGCCGCTGATTGTGCGGGCGGCGAAAAAACCCATTAGCACGCTGCGTAAACCGCTGGAATCTGTCAATTTGAAAACACACCAGCCGGAAGCCGCGGCTTACGAGCGCAGCGACGTGTGCGCGGTGGCAGCGGCCAGCGTCATCGTCGAAAACGTGGTTGCATTCGAAGTGGCAGCCGCCCTGGTCGATAAATTCGGCGGCGACAGCGTCATGGAAATGAAGGCTCGTTACGATTTGTTTTTGAAACTGGCGCGAGAACGGTAAGCGGTAGGCAGGATGCAGTAGGGGGTAGGTTTGCCGCATACTGCATACTGCACACCGCCTGCTGTACACCGGAGGCATGGATGCTTCGCTTGCACGATCACACTCGTCGCTGGATTTGCCGCGCGCTGTTTTTGCTCTTCGGCGCGCTCCCCGCCTCGATGGTAGTTGGCTGGTGCATTTACATGAACAGCCCAGCGGCGGTCTCGGCGGTTCGCGCCGAATTGCAAGCGGCACTAGGGCTGAAAGTACAACTGGCCCAAGTTTCTTTTCCTCGGCCTGGCTGCACGCGAATTACCGACCTGCAACTGACCGACCCGGAATCGGGAGAAACGGTGGCGAGCATGCGCCAGGTGGAAATTCAAACCACCAGCCTGGGAAAAACCATCATCGCTTCCCAACCGGAAATGAATGTCGCGGCAGTCGCGCATTGGGGCACGTTGATCGACCGCTGGTTGCACCGCGAAACCGATGCACCCCCTTTTACGCTGCGGCTTTCAGCCGGGGAACTCACCTTGCGCTGGCCGGAAGGCGCCCAAACTTTCCCGCACTGCAGCATTCAGTTCGCCACGAGCGCCAGTGGCAATTGCATCCAAGTCTGGCAGCAGGCATCGGGCGATTTTGCCAACGCGGTATCTCCAGTGCTGCAATGGGAACGAACCGGCAAATCGGGCTCAATGGCGACTCATGTAACCCTGTGCGCCCAGAATACACTGCTTCCCGCCCCCATGCTGGCCGCGCTGCTGCAACGCGAGAATCGTTGCGGACCGCGCGCCACCTTCCGCGGCACCGTCGATGTCCTGGAAACGCCCGATGGCTGGCAGGCGGAACTGACCGGCCACTTGGAAAATATCGATTTGCACTCGCTGGTCAGCGAACAGTTTCCACATCAACTGGGCGGCACCGCTGATCTCACCATTGGCCACGCAGTATTGCATGCCGGCCGGTTGGAAGAAGCTGCCGGCAGCCTGCACGCCGGACCGGGCAGCATTAGCCCTTCGCTACTTAGCGCGGCCGCAAATTGCCTGGGCT encodes the following:
- a CDS encoding endo-1,4-beta-xylanase produces the protein MGQLRFLVPQPNRVSQQATQTAHICGRDRLPFVSRVTATDHGELVVERDEDESGTFNILWSIAGRGILLLSTATLVERAKPYLLPLELARGTLNRLRNLLAECRSSGVEEPEAVGSLLTDSLNLFTEAVAKQNSPASAAELAEKSIVTALAGIEGMTSSMAEQIRKARQQQAQRILPLFAGRLGDAVPDAEVGTAFLAAFNTAAVPLSWGRVEADEGRQDWTTADAQVRWAHAHNLRVCGGPLLELRRRSLPDWLYLWEGDFDNLLMVAGDYIRAVVTRYRGKVHFWNAAGRLITGEALGLDEEQKLRLALRAVEVIRSLDTQTPIIVSLDQPWGDSMARRETEISPLQFADAFARSDLGVSGIGLEVNLGATPQATLPRDLLEFSVQLDIWSSLGLPLLVSIAAPSGGSPFTLRWQQEWLEKYLPVLLARSSVQAVIWNQLLDAEAEDFPHTGLVTERHQVKPAFATLAALRHQFSA
- a CDS encoding phosphoribosylaminoimidazolesuccinocarboxamide synthase, whose product is MPTTISAPLLETNIPQWLVRRGKVRDCYDLGNRLLLVSTDRISAFDWVLPTGIPDKGRVLTQISAFWFGQLNETHHLLSMNVADFGLPPGIDPEPLAGRSMLVRKTDVVPIECVVRGYLSGSGWKEYQKNSSVCGIRLPSGLKESDPLPEPIFTPATKEQTGHDINISFEKMVELIGQQTADELRRRSSAIYHRGAELARQRGIIIADTKFEWGRVDGQLILIDEVLTPDSSRFWPADQYRPGQGQASFDKQFVRDWLETTAWDKNSPPPALPEDVVARTREKYIQAYEQLTGQKFAWA
- the aroC gene encoding chorismate synthase, which produces MLRYLTAGESHGKAIVALIDGFPAGLTIDTAPIDVELRRRQGGYGRGGRQRIETDTVEILTGIWQNVSLGSPIALQVVNKDYKLERLEDLDRPRPGHADLTGAIKYLGSIRSVLERASARETTVRVAAGALAKQLLSQFGIDVLGYVVELGGAKIEPLPGDIEQHKKLRDQSEIYSLNPQQDVQFKQMIDAAGKDGDTLGGILEARVEGLPFGLGSHTQWDRKLDGRLAQAVMSIQAIKGVEIGLGFEAARRRGSLVHDPIQFDESKRSTPSLGFVRPTNNAGGLEAGMTNGQPLIVRAAKKPISTLRKPLESVNLKTHQPEAAAYERSDVCAVAAASVIVENVVAFEVAAALVDKFGGDSVMEMKARYDLFLKLARER